TGTTGGTATTTATAAAACATCCTTATATGTTGCGGTGATGAATTTTGTTGTTTTAATTCCTCTTATTATCGTAAAAGAAAAACTTTGACGAAATTAAGATTTTTTGTTAAAATTTATCAAAATTTAAAAGGAGGAAATTAGATATGAAGGTTGCAATTAATGGATTTGGAAGGATTGGAAGGGTTGTTTTAAGGTTGGGGATAGAGAGAGACATAGAATGGGTTGCCGTAAATGACATTACAGATACAAAGACCCTGTGCCATTTATTAGAGTATGACTCTCTCCATGGAAGGTTTAAATATCCGGTAAAGGTAGAGGATGATTCTTTGGTAATAGGCGAAAAGAAGATAAAAGCTTTGTCTTGTAAAGACCCAAAGGAGCTTCCCTGGAAGGATTTAGGGGTTGATGTGGTTATTGAATCAACAGGGAAATTTACCAACAAGGCTGATTGCTCTTTGCATATAGAAAGAGGGGCAAAGAAGGTTATTGTTACAGCACCTGCAAAGGATGAGGATATAACAATAGTAATGGGGATAAATGAGGATAAATACGATAAAGATAAACACAATGTCATTTCAAATGCATCCTGTACAACAAATTGCCTGGCACCCCTGGCAAAGGTTCTCCTTTCTCACTTTGGAATAAAAAAGGGATTTATGACCACCATTCATTCCTATACAAATGACCAGAAAATCCTTGACCTTCCACATAAAGATTTAAGGAGGGCAAGGGCAGCAGCCCTCTCTATGATTCCAACCACAACAGGTGCAGCAAAGGCAATCGGAAAGGTTATTCCAGAGCTTGCTGGAAAGCTTGATGGTATTGCTGTCCGGGCTCCATCCCCAAATGTTTCCCTTATAGACCTTACCGTGATAACAGAAAGGCCTACTACGAAAGATGAGGTTAATAACCTATTTAAAAGCGCATCGGAAAAGGGTCCTCTTTCCAAATACCTTAAATATTGTGATAAACCTTTGGTTTCCTCTGATTTTAATGGAGACACATCATCCTGTATATTTGACAAAGAGCTTACCTTTGCCAAGGATGACCTGGTAAAGGTTTTTGGCTGGTATGACAATGAAACAGGATATAGTATGAGAATAATTGACCTTTTGGAATACATAAGAAATTTTGAATTATGAATTTTGAATTAAAGGAGAATAAATTTATGTCAAATAAACTTACCTTAAAGGATCTTGATGTAGCTGGAAAAAGGGTTTTGCTAAGGGTTGATTTCAACCTTCCCGTTGATGAGAGGGGTGAAATCATTGATGATACAAGGATTGTAGTTTCCCTTCCAACCATAAAGCATATTCTGGAAAATGGGGGAGCCTGTATTCTGATTTCTCATTTTGGAAGACCTGAGGGAAGGATAGAGGAATCATTAAGGCTTACAGCCGCAGGTGAGAGATTGACTAAGCTCCTTGGAATGCCTGTTAAAAAGACCTCTGATTGTATTGGTGAAGAGACAAAGAAGGTTTGCCGGGAGCTTAAAATGGGCGAGGTGGTTCTCCTTGAGAATGTCAGATTTCATACAGAAGAAGAAGAGAATGACCTTCTTTTTGCAAAGGAATTGGGAAGTTTAGGCGACCTTTATGTCAATGATGCATTTTCGGTTGTCCATAGAGAGCATGCCTCTGTGGTTGGAATATGCAGGGTTGTTCAAAAAGCAGCCGCTGGATTTCTCCTTGAAAAAGAGGTTGAGTATATGAGAAAGGTCTTAGAATCAAAGGAAAAGCCTTTGATTGCAATCCTTGGAGGAGCAAAGGTTTCTACAAAGATA
This genomic window from bacterium contains:
- the gap gene encoding type I glyceraldehyde-3-phosphate dehydrogenase, which gives rise to MKVAINGFGRIGRVVLRLGIERDIEWVAVNDITDTKTLCHLLEYDSLHGRFKYPVKVEDDSLVIGEKKIKALSCKDPKELPWKDLGVDVVIESTGKFTNKADCSLHIERGAKKVIVTAPAKDEDITIVMGINEDKYDKDKHNVISNASCTTNCLAPLAKVLLSHFGIKKGFMTTIHSYTNDQKILDLPHKDLRRARAAALSMIPTTTGAAKAIGKVIPELAGKLDGIAVRAPSPNVSLIDLTVITERPTTKDEVNNLFKSASEKGPLSKYLKYCDKPLVSSDFNGDTSSCIFDKELTFAKDDLVKVFGWYDNETGYSMRIIDLLEYIRNFEL
- a CDS encoding phosphoglycerate kinase, with the protein product MSNKLTLKDLDVAGKRVLLRVDFNLPVDERGEIIDDTRIVVSLPTIKHILENGGACILISHFGRPEGRIEESLRLTAAGERLTKLLGMPVKKTSDCIGEETKKVCRELKMGEVVLLENVRFHTEEEENDLLFAKELGSLGDLYVNDAFSVVHREHASVVGICRVVQKAAAGFLLEKEVEYMRKVLESKEKPLIAILGGAKVSTKIDLIKNLLLKVDELLIGGGMAYTFFAALGIPVGKSLVEKEHINMAKEILLQSIALEKSLYLPSDHVVTTFVSEGADITIVGRGSIPGNQRAVDIGPQTIEKFSKVLKKAKCIFWNGPMGIFEIDRFSKGTLEIAKILGESNATTIVGGGDSVAAVVKLGLADKMTHISTGGGACLEFLGGAKMPGLSALTNK